The following coding sequences lie in one Zingiber officinale cultivar Zhangliang chromosome 2B, Zo_v1.1, whole genome shotgun sequence genomic window:
- the LOC122046106 gene encoding 65-kDa microtubule-associated protein 5-like: protein MPRLLSPPPRTEVASCGSLLRELQDLWNEIGEKDIERDRAILQLEQECLDLYRREVDKTRKHMAELHQMLAEGKADISSLISTLGEQRESFVHIENAAGSLREQLVMIKPLLEDLRKMKAERIKEFQDVQSQIAWVCSEMSGNIYHGSSISSQVDEQDLTIKRLGDLKSQLLELQQEKNLRFQKVNIYTKQVLDLSVVLSIDFNKMIHEVHQNFGDSAINQTRSISNDILSRLAGIVHSLNQEKKQRLQKLQNLGATLIELWNLMDTPVNERERFDHVTCMISAYVDSVLGQGCLAHDVIEKVEIEVERLNALKVVKMKEILLRKQNELDEIYKSVHMDIDFERTRKMLINLIDSGKEDLSDLLSSMDNQIQKAKEQALSRKDILEKVDKWKYASEEEKWLDNYEKDENRYSTGRGVHKNLKRAEKARILMNKIPALLENLIAKTKAWEREHEIPFMYCKARLIDSLEEHSRLRQQREEEKRRSREQKRLSAAAPEAPLGSKPSPLRQFPAKKPLGQSSIANMACGTPVSSGRRVATPYGRHGFASSGEEKKGGRGNVVAPVNYVSLQKVDESLPRNNSLLVVSP, encoded by the exons ATGCCTCGCCTCTTGTCGCCGCCGCCTCGGACCGAGGTCGCCTCTTGTGGCTCTCTGCTTAGAGAGCTACAG GATTTATGGAATGAAATAGGAGAGAAAGACATTGAAAGAGACAGGGCTATACTGCAGCTTGAACAAGAATGTCTTGATCTGTACAGGAGAGAAGTAGACAAAACCAGAAAACATATGGCAGAGCTACACCAGATGCTGGCGGAGGGCAAAGCAGATATATCTAGTCTTATATCCACACTTGGAGAACAACGAGAATCATTTGTGCAT ATAGAAAATGCAGCAGGCTCACTCAGGGAACAGTTGGTGATGATAAAACCATTGCTGGAGGATTTAAGAAAGATGAAAGCAGAAAGAATCAAGGAATTCCAAGATGTTCAATCACAAATTGCATGGGTATGTTCTGAAATGTCTGGTAACATCTATCATGGAAGTTCCATCTCTTCTCAGGTAGATGAACAAGATTTGACAATTAAAAGATTGGGAGATCTGAAGTCCCAACTTCTTGAACTTCAACAAGAAAAG AATTTGCGCTTCCAGAAGGTTAATATCTACaccaagcaagttcttgatttaTCAGTTGTATTATCTATTGACTTCAATAAGATGATACATGAAGTGCATCAAAATTTTGGTGATTCTGCAATCAATCAGACAAGAAGCATAAGCAATGACATCCTTTCTAGACTAGCAGGAATTGTTCATTCACTAAATCAAGAAAAGAAACAGAGGTTGCAAAAG CTTCAAAATTTAGGGGCTACACTCATAGAGTTATGGAATCTCATGGACACACCCGTCAATGAGCGAGAAAGATTTGACCATGTAACCTGCATGATATCTGCTTACGTTGATTCAGTACTTGGCCAAGGATGCCTCGCACATGATGTAATTGAGAAG GTTGAGATCGAAGTTGAAAGATTGAATGCGTTAAAAGTTGTCAAGATGAAAGAAATTCTTTTAAGGAAGCAAAATGAACTCGATGAAATTTACAAAAGTGTTCACATGGATATCGATTTTGAAAGGACAAGGAAAATGCTCATCAACCTCATTGATTCTG GGAAGGAAGATCTATCTGACCTACTCTCAAGCATGGATAACCAGATACAAAAGGCTAAAGAGCAAGCTCTAAGTCGAAAAGACATTTTGGAAAAGGTGGATAAATGGAAATATGCATCTGAGGAGGAAAAATGGCTTGATAATTATGAGAAG GATGAAAATCGCTATTCTACTGGCCGAGGAGTTCATAAGAATCTTAAACGTGCAGAAAAGGCTCGGATACTGATGAATAAGATACCTG CTCTGTTAGAAAATTTGATTGCAAAAACAAAAGCGTGGGAGAGAGAACACGAAATTCCATTTATGTATTGCAAG GCACGCTTGATCGACAGCTTGGAAGAGCACTCCAGATTGAGGCAGCAAAGGGAAGAGGAGAAACGACGATCTCGG GAACAGAAGAGGCTATCAGCGGCGGCCCCGGAAGCTCCGTTGGGAAGTAAGCCGAGTCCGTTGAGGCAATTTCCGGCGAAGAAACCACTGGGCCAGAGCTCCATCGCCAACATGGCTTGTGGAACTCCTGTTTCCAGCGGCCGCCGTGTCGCTACTCCGTATGGACGCCATGGATTCGCATCATCTGGCGAGGAGAAGAAAGGTGGGAGAGGAAACGTAGTTGCTCCTGTAAACTACGTTTCCCTTCAGAAGGTGGATGAATCTTTGCCTCGCAACAACTCGTTGCTCGTTGTATCGCCATGA